A genome region from Deinococcus sp. KNUC1210 includes the following:
- the nuoG gene encoding NADH-quinone oxidoreductase subunit NuoG: MKVNIDGRELDLPAGTSALDAVFAAGGDVPYFCAHEYLSPVGACRMCLVEAGTPRKNPDGTFIMDGEGDSAAPKIFWFPKPMASCTLQATEGMHIRSTSQAVKKGQAGMMEFTLLNHPLDCPTCDKGGACELQDRAYEYGYGASRFGFDRRHADKHYPLSEHVILDQERCIHCKRCVRYFEEVPGQEVLDFIERGGHTFIDTQEGTLPEGFAGNITDICPVGALLDNVARFRGRNWEYDHAQTTCTLCPVGCSITADARAGRLERVVAHENREVNEAWICDAGRFGHVFASEERLTAPMVRSADGKLVAATWDAAISAIRAGLEGLEPSDLALYLHADSTLEEGIAAAAFATLSGSESVDFSPRYSVGLDSVPPTLSEVAQSDAVIVVGADLEQEAPVVELRIQEMLRGGLLPAEFAHGTAIADLRLVERPNRKRERLAVFASQPTRLSGQAGIAGQEGPLGVLQGLSGALLGGAFSSEAVKQAAELLRTAERPVLILGAEVLNGGADLLKLLRGLPEKLKVLAIPAGANARGLAHLNLVPVGKGLGYGKVSEARAALVSRLDPAAEGLLNARRPGFLIVHESHLTATALLADVVLPAATNYEKKGTTVNLEGRLLPLNPAAIDAGESADLIRALAAAAEALGLRTKVRGVRSAQTLLQERFGVDLAALPAAGQIVPLGSRYDAPTGLLLHPRLWRDRMRRQPESGGSPLISARQAELTGGDD; this comes from the coding sequence ATGAAAGTCAACATCGACGGGCGCGAACTCGATCTTCCGGCTGGCACCTCGGCACTCGACGCCGTGTTTGCAGCGGGCGGCGACGTGCCCTACTTTTGTGCCCACGAGTATCTGTCTCCGGTGGGTGCGTGCCGGATGTGTCTGGTCGAGGCCGGAACGCCGCGTAAGAACCCGGACGGCACCTTCATCATGGACGGCGAGGGCGACAGTGCCGCGCCCAAGATCTTCTGGTTCCCCAAGCCGATGGCGTCGTGTACCCTGCAGGCCACCGAGGGAATGCACATTCGCAGCACCTCGCAGGCGGTGAAAAAGGGCCAGGCGGGCATGATGGAGTTCACGCTGCTGAACCATCCGCTCGACTGCCCCACCTGCGACAAGGGCGGCGCGTGCGAACTGCAAGACCGGGCCTACGAGTACGGCTATGGCGCGAGCCGCTTCGGTTTCGACCGCCGCCACGCCGACAAGCATTATCCGCTGTCCGAGCACGTCATTCTCGATCAGGAGCGCTGCATTCACTGCAAACGCTGCGTGCGCTACTTCGAGGAGGTGCCGGGCCAGGAGGTGCTGGACTTCATCGAGCGCGGCGGACACACCTTCATCGACACGCAGGAAGGCACGCTGCCGGAAGGCTTTGCGGGCAACATCACCGACATCTGCCCGGTGGGAGCGCTGCTCGACAACGTGGCGCGGTTCCGGGGCCGCAACTGGGAATACGATCACGCGCAGACCACCTGTACGCTCTGCCCGGTGGGGTGCAGCATCACCGCCGATGCGCGGGCCGGGCGTCTGGAACGCGTGGTGGCACATGAAAACCGCGAGGTGAACGAGGCCTGGATCTGCGACGCGGGCCGCTTCGGGCACGTCTTCGCCTCGGAAGAGCGGCTGACCGCCCCGATGGTTCGCAGCGCCGACGGCAAGCTCGTTGCCGCCACCTGGGACGCGGCCATCTCCGCGATCCGGGCGGGGCTGGAAGGACTGGAACCCTCCGATCTGGCGCTGTATCTGCACGCCGACAGCACGCTGGAAGAGGGCATCGCGGCGGCGGCTTTCGCCACCCTGTCGGGCAGCGAGAGCGTAGATTTCTCGCCGCGCTACTCCGTGGGTCTGGACAGCGTGCCGCCCACCCTCAGCGAAGTGGCGCAGTCCGACGCGGTGATCGTGGTCGGGGCCGATCTGGAGCAGGAAGCCCCGGTGGTCGAGCTGAGAATTCAGGAGATGCTGCGCGGCGGTCTGCTGCCTGCCGAATTCGCGCACGGCACGGCGATTGCCGATCTGCGGCTGGTTGAGCGCCCGAACCGCAAACGCGAGCGGCTGGCAGTGTTCGCGTCTCAGCCGACGCGGCTGTCGGGTCAGGCGGGGATTGCAGGGCAGGAAGGGCCGCTGGGCGTGTTGCAGGGCCTGAGCGGAGCGCTGCTGGGTGGGGCGTTCAGCTCGGAGGCGGTCAAACAGGCCGCCGAACTGCTCCGCACAGCCGAGCGCCCGGTGCTGATTCTGGGGGCCGAAGTGCTGAACGGCGGGGCAGACCTGCTGAAGCTGCTGCGGGGTCTGCCCGAAAAGCTCAAGGTGCTGGCGATTCCCGCCGGAGCCAACGCACGCGGCCTGGCTCATCTGAACCTCGTTCCGGTGGGCAAAGGGCTGGGATACGGCAAGGTCTCAGAGGCGCGGGCCGCTCTGGTCAGCCGCCTCGACCCCGCCGCCGAAGGGCTGCTGAACGCCCGGCGTCCCGGCTTCCTGATCGTGCACGAAAGCCACCTGACGGCAACGGCGCTGCTGGCCGACGTGGTACTTCCCGCCGCCACCAACTACGAGAAGAAGGGAACGACGGTCAATCTGGAAGGCCGCCTGTTGCCGCTGAACCCCGCCGCCATCGACGCGGGCGAATCTGCCGACCTAATCCGTGCGCTGGCCGCCGCCGCAGAGGCGCTGGGCCTGCGAACGAAGGTGCGCGGCGTGCGGAGCGCTCAGACGCTGCTTCAGGAACGCTTCGGCGTCGATCTGGCGGCGCTGCCTGCGGCAGGTCAGATCGTTCCGCTGGGCAGCCGCTACGACGCGCCCACCGGCCTGCTGCTGCATCCTCGGTTGTGGCGTGACCGCATGCGCCGTCAGCCTGAATCCGGAGGCTCGCCGCTGATCTCGGCGCGGCAGGCCGAACTGACGGGAGGCGACGACTGA
- the nuoF gene encoding NADH-quinone oxidoreductase subunit NuoF yields MTATLETPNTPQPITSALDPRFAPTLYAHVGQPESWTLEMYRSHGGYEALKRAFSLGPDAVIDEVKKSGLRGRGGAGFATGLKWSFMPLKDGKPHYIICNADESEPGSFKDRYLLSEDPHQLIEGMIIAGYAMRASVGYIYIRGEYVHAAERVWAAIHEAREAGLLGKNIQGSGFDFELHVHRGAGAYICGEETALMNSLEGLRANPRLKPPFPAAAGLYGLPTTINNVETFCAATQILRYGWEWHAGMGTEKSRGMKLFQISGPVKRPGVYELPLGTTFRELIFDWAGGPTEEIKAIIPGGSSCPMMPYTDKILDTGMDYESVAAAGSMLGTGGVTLIPKADCIVNATWNLVRFYAHESCGKCTPCREGISGWMTRMYEKQVRGHGQPGDVELILDMSDNIGGKSFCALADACLGPVLSSIKLFREEYDALANTGKPMYPARKRWRDA; encoded by the coding sequence ATGACCGCCACGCTGGAAACGCCCAACACGCCCCAGCCGATCACCAGTGCTCTCGACCCACGGTTTGCGCCCACGCTGTACGCGCATGTCGGGCAGCCGGAAAGCTGGACCCTCGAGATGTACCGCAGTCATGGAGGCTACGAGGCGCTGAAGCGGGCTTTTTCGCTCGGCCCCGACGCGGTGATCGACGAAGTGAAGAAATCGGGGTTGCGCGGGCGCGGCGGCGCGGGCTTTGCCACCGGCCTGAAGTGGTCGTTCATGCCGCTGAAAGACGGCAAACCGCATTACATCATCTGCAATGCCGACGAATCGGAACCGGGCAGCTTCAAGGACCGCTATCTGCTGTCGGAAGACCCGCATCAGCTGATCGAGGGCATGATCATCGCGGGCTACGCCATGCGGGCCTCTGTCGGCTATATCTACATCCGGGGCGAGTACGTGCATGCCGCCGAGCGTGTGTGGGCTGCCATCCACGAGGCCAGGGAAGCTGGGCTGCTGGGCAAGAACATCCAGGGATCGGGCTTCGACTTCGAACTGCACGTTCACCGGGGCGCGGGTGCGTATATCTGCGGCGAGGAAACCGCGCTGATGAACAGCCTGGAAGGGCTGCGGGCCAATCCGCGCCTCAAGCCCCCGTTTCCCGCCGCCGCTGGCCTGTACGGGCTGCCGACCACCATCAACAATGTCGAAACCTTCTGCGCCGCTACCCAGATTCTGCGCTACGGCTGGGAATGGCACGCAGGCATGGGCACCGAGAAGAGCAGGGGAATGAAGCTGTTTCAGATTTCGGGACCGGTCAAGCGGCCCGGCGTCTACGAACTGCCGCTCGGCACCACCTTCCGCGAACTGATTTTCGACTGGGCGGGCGGCCCGACCGAAGAGATCAAGGCGATCATTCCCGGCGGAAGCAGCTGTCCGATGATGCCGTATACCGACAAGATTCTGGATACCGGCATGGATTACGAGTCGGTGGCGGCAGCGGGCAGCATGCTCGGTACGGGCGGCGTGACCCTGATTCCCAAGGCCGACTGCATCGTGAACGCGACCTGGAATCTGGTGCGCTTCTACGCCCACGAGAGCTGCGGCAAATGCACGCCCTGCCGCGAGGGCATTTCCGGCTGGATGACCCGCATGTACGAAAAGCAGGTGCGCGGGCATGGGCAGCCCGGCGACGTGGAACTGATTCTGGACATGTCGGACAACATCGGCGGCAAGAGCTTCTGCGCCCTGGCCGACGCCTGCCTGGGGCCGGTGCTGAGCAGTATCAAGCTGTTCCGCGAGGAATACGACGCGCTCGCGAACACCGGAAAGCCGATGTACCCGGCGCGGAAGCGGTGGCGGGATGCGTAG
- the nuoE gene encoding NADH-quinone oxidoreductase subunit NuoE, with translation MGYFDDKQVLVSDIFNRYPATPQGRRSALMPLLREVQNQFGYVSDGHMHEIAALIGSTATEVRSVMSFYSTYSTVPTGTYHLQVCSTLMCSLAGADELWDELVTQLDVQPGEVSADGRFSVQKVECLGSCGTAPMMQVNDLGYYENVTRRKCHDLLAMMKNGIMPTPENPVPVTVRPDGRQVTAAGDAMGNSGQNLHGLEVQP, from the coding sequence GTGGGGTATTTCGACGATAAACAGGTGTTGGTTTCGGACATCTTTAACCGGTATCCGGCCACGCCGCAGGGCAGACGCAGCGCTCTGATGCCGCTGCTGCGCGAGGTGCAGAACCAGTTCGGGTACGTGTCCGATGGGCACATGCACGAGATTGCCGCCCTGATCGGCAGCACCGCCACCGAAGTTCGCAGCGTCATGAGCTTTTATTCCACGTACTCCACCGTTCCGACCGGCACCTACCATCTTCAGGTGTGCAGCACGCTGATGTGTTCGCTGGCGGGCGCAGACGAGCTGTGGGATGAACTGGTGACGCAGCTCGACGTGCAGCCCGGCGAGGTGAGTGCGGACGGCAGATTCAGCGTGCAGAAGGTGGAATGCCTGGGAAGCTGCGGCACCGCTCCGATGATGCAGGTGAACGATCTGGGCTACTACGAGAACGTGACCCGGCGCAAATGTCACGATCTGCTGGCGATGATGAAAAACGGCATCATGCCCACCCCCGAAAACCCCGTTCCGGTCACGGTGCGCCCTGATGGGCGGCAGGTGACGGCGGCGGGCGACGCGATGGGCAATTCCGGGCAGAATCTCCACGGATTGGAGGTGCAGCCATGA
- a CDS encoding DinB family protein — MREIPALVLESFARNGRVNAALIAALTADDLTRSNGPDGNTIAELLAHIADFRRGWLSRISPAHAEQLTRSSDQAGVSELQAAFEAGDRAALEAVQAAYAEGRTFEAAYRSDPAHFLQHTLVHDSHHRGQIFTLLRQSGRSAEQMDEIEEAVWPIWRE; from the coding sequence ATGAGGGAGATTCCTGCGCTTGTCCTCGAATCGTTTGCCCGCAATGGCCGCGTGAATGCCGCCCTGATTGCGGCTCTGACTGCCGACGATCTGACCCGCTCGAACGGGCCGGACGGTAACACCATTGCCGAGCTGTTGGCGCATATAGCCGACTTCCGGCGCGGCTGGCTGAGCAGGATTTCGCCTGCCCATGCCGAGCAGCTGACCAGAAGCAGTGATCAGGCCGGCGTGTCGGAGCTTCAGGCCGCCTTTGAAGCGGGCGACAGAGCTGCGCTGGAAGCGGTCCAGGCCGCCTATGCCGAGGGGCGCACGTTCGAGGCGGCCTACAGGAGCGATCCGGCACACTTCCTGCAACACACCCTCGTGCACGATTCGCACCACAGAGGGCAGATTTTCACGCTGCTGCGGCAGAGCGGGCGCAGCGCCGAACAGATGGACGAGATCGAAGAGGCCGTCTGGCCGATCTGGAGGGAGTAA
- the nuoD gene encoding NADH dehydrogenase (quinone) subunit D, which produces MQGDHQESTRADRLGAATAEGGSLLHTEIMSLNVGPQHPSTHGVLRLVVDMDGEYVVKVTPHMGYLHTGFEKTFEHRTYQQGVTYAPRTDYLHSFSHELAYVLSAEKLLSAEIPERATTLRVILHELGRIHSHLVFFGTALMDLGAITLFFYCFREKEAVQDLFEDICGYRMNQGYFRIGGLSKDAPEGWAARVQKFVDTFDKHVEEYATMFQQNPIFLDRAKGVGVIPREVALDLGLTGPNLRASGVALDQRKANPYCGYETYDFNVPTSTAGDSLARFNLRLDEFRESAKIIRQALKRLKPGPVKDGNRKISLPPRQELETSMEAVIHHFKLVTEGFHPPVGEVYVPVESARGEVGYYIVSDGGSMPYRVKIRAPSFVNLQALEYACVGGQFADLITVLATIDPVLGDVDR; this is translated from the coding sequence ATGCAGGGCGACCACCAGGAAAGCACCCGCGCCGACCGTCTGGGCGCGGCCACAGCCGAGGGCGGTTCGCTGCTGCATACCGAGATCATGAGTCTGAACGTGGGGCCGCAGCACCCCAGCACCCACGGCGTCTTGCGGCTGGTGGTGGATATGGACGGCGAGTACGTGGTGAAGGTCACGCCGCACATGGGCTACCTGCACACCGGCTTCGAGAAGACCTTCGAGCACCGCACCTATCAGCAGGGCGTGACCTACGCGCCGCGTACCGACTACCTGCACAGCTTCTCGCACGAACTGGCCTACGTGCTGAGCGCCGAAAAGCTGCTGAGCGCCGAGATTCCCGAACGCGCCACCACCCTGCGCGTGATTCTGCACGAGCTGGGGCGCATCCATTCGCATCTGGTCTTCTTCGGCACTGCGCTGATGGACCTGGGCGCGATCACGCTCTTCTTCTACTGCTTCCGAGAGAAGGAGGCCGTGCAGGACCTGTTCGAGGATATCTGCGGCTACCGCATGAATCAGGGCTATTTCCGCATCGGCGGACTCAGCAAGGATGCCCCCGAGGGCTGGGCGGCGCGGGTGCAGAAGTTTGTCGATACCTTCGACAAGCACGTCGAGGAATACGCCACCATGTTCCAGCAGAACCCGATCTTTCTCGACAGGGCGAAGGGCGTGGGCGTGATTCCGCGTGAAGTGGCGCTCGATCTGGGGCTGACCGGGCCGAATCTGCGGGCTTCGGGCGTGGCGCTCGACCAGCGCAAGGCCAATCCCTACTGCGGCTACGAGACCTACGATTTCAATGTGCCGACCAGCACGGCGGGCGACTCGCTGGCACGCTTTAACCTGCGCCTGGACGAATTCCGCGAGAGCGCCAAGATCATCCGGCAGGCCCTGAAGCGCCTGAAGCCGGGGCCGGTGAAGGATGGCAACCGCAAGATTTCGCTGCCGCCGCGTCAGGAACTGGAAACGAGCATGGAAGCGGTCATTCACCATTTCAAGCTCGTGACTGAGGGCTTTCATCCACCCGTGGGCGAGGTCTATGTGCCGGTCGAGTCGGCGCGGGGCGAGGTCGGCTACTACATCGTTTCGGACGGCGGCAGCATGCCCTACCGCGTCAAGATTCGCGCCCCCAGCTTCGTGAATCTGCAGGCGCTGGAATATGCCTGCGTGGGCGGGCAGTTTGCCGACCTGATCACCGTGCTGGCGACGATTGACCCGGTGCTGGGAGATGTAGACAGATGA
- a CDS encoding NADH-quinone oxidoreductase subunit C, whose protein sequence is MTPLPQNADPRRDALSPQFSDWLTSLDVKADDSAEPTALVPADDLIRVARLLKSDGFMLLDSIGLDYSQYVEERPARYCVLHNVFHPTDYRRLFLRVYVPESGEVPSLYQVWKAANYLEREVYDLMGVVFSGHPDMRKVLTPDDLEGHPLRKDFPIGETPTLFRDGRFLDPAAFRAGLSGQSAGLTGWRGALRRGEQAQPLPPVMPEGGPK, encoded by the coding sequence ATGACTCCTCTTCCACAGAACGCCGACCCCCGCCGCGACGCACTGTCGCCGCAGTTTTCCGACTGGCTGACCAGCCTGGACGTGAAGGCCGACGACAGCGCCGAACCCACTGCCCTCGTGCCCGCCGACGACCTGATCCGGGTGGCGCGGCTGCTCAAATCGGACGGATTCATGCTGCTCGACAGCATCGGCCTCGACTATTCGCAGTACGTCGAGGAGCGCCCCGCCCGCTACTGTGTGCTGCACAACGTCTTTCATCCGACCGATTACCGCCGCCTGTTTCTGCGGGTGTACGTGCCGGAATCTGGCGAAGTCCCCAGCCTGTATCAGGTGTGGAAGGCCGCCAACTACCTGGAGCGCGAGGTGTACGACCTGATGGGCGTGGTGTTCAGCGGGCACCCCGACATGCGAAAAGTGTTGACGCCCGACGACCTGGAAGGTCATCCACTCCGCAAGGATTTTCCGATTGGCGAGACGCCCACACTCTTCCGTGATGGGCGTTTTCTCGATCCTGCCGCCTTTCGCGCGGGTCTGAGCGGGCAGAGTGCGGGCCTGACCGGATGGCGCGGGGCGCTCCGCCGGGGAGAGCAGGCACAGCCGCTTCCCCCCGTGATGCCGGAAGGTGGACCAAAATGA
- a CDS encoding NADH-quinone oxidoreductase subunit B family protein: MPLKELFERDWQELESEGVLFSSLEKLVAWGRSNSLWPATFGLACCAIEMMGSTDGRNDLARFGSEVFRASPRQADVMIVAGRLSKKMAPVMRRVYDQMPDPKWVISMGACASSGGMFNNYAVVQNVDSVVPVDVFVPGCPPRPEALIYAVMQLQKKVKGEAFDSYGTQLPMVDAWTR, encoded by the coding sequence ATGCCGCTGAAAGAACTCTTCGAGCGCGACTGGCAGGAACTCGAATCGGAAGGGGTGCTGTTTTCCAGTCTGGAAAAACTGGTGGCCTGGGGCCGCAGCAACAGCCTCTGGCCCGCTACCTTCGGCCTCGCCTGCTGTGCCATCGAGATGATGGGCAGCACCGACGGGCGCAACGATCTGGCGAGATTCGGCAGCGAGGTCTTTCGCGCTTCGCCCCGACAGGCCGACGTGATGATCGTGGCGGGTCGCCTCAGCAAGAAGATGGCCCCGGTGATGCGGCGCGTCTACGACCAGATGCCCGATCCCAAATGGGTGATCTCGATGGGTGCGTGTGCCAGCAGCGGCGGCATGTTCAATAACTACGCCGTCGTTCAGAACGTGGACAGCGTGGTGCCGGTCGATGTGTTCGTGCCTGGCTGCCCGCCCCGCCCGGAAGCGCTGATCTACGCCGTGATGCAGCTTCAGAAAAAGGTGAAGGGCGAGGCGTTCGACAGCTACGGCACGCAGCTTCCGATGGTGGACGCATGGACGCGCTAG